One genomic segment of Hydra vulgaris chromosome 14, alternate assembly HydraT2T_AEP includes these proteins:
- the LOC105844605 gene encoding alpha-1B adrenergic receptor, whose product MASSEACNSTHEITELSSFSFSFSVIISLLTVATNLAVILSLLRKKNILRQSTFHKILLNIALADLLTGLISDPISISFHGKEMLRIPISSAETKTLHVTLFIINGASILTMVLLCIDRVIALKWPILYRNGLANRKCLLVLSSTWALSSVLVISYFEYGYIKYLAVFSTTAVATACVSLFMTIGIFRIHIFNKSSKLELNLFKNTKANNLENCGKENRIDNISSKENSSNDTQSNSSNCKDNIRTEIKRKKKLKIERSVNKSFINMLVVFLLSYLPACVMIAYMNTCDACNCILIHVARDLTYLIILSSAFFRPVNFIYRLKMIKVRIRLLR is encoded by the coding sequence ATGGCATCCTCTGAAGCCTGCAATTCTACACATGAAATAACTGAGCTATcatcttttagtttttccttCTCTGTCATTATCTCTTTGTTAACAGTTGCAACAAATCTAGCTGTTATTCTCTCCTTACTtcggaaaaaaaatattttgcgtcAGTCCAcatttcacaaaattttactaaatatagCCCTGGCAGATCTTTTAACCGGATTAATTTCAGATCCCATCTCAATTTCATTTCATGGAAAAGAAATGTTACGCATTCCAATTAGCTCTGCAGAAACAAAAACACTACATGtaactttgtttataattaatggAGCTTCAATACTGACAATGGTTTTGCTTTGCATAGACCGAGTAATTGCTTTAAAATGGCCAATATTGTACCGTAATGGTTTAGCTAATCGGAAGTGCCTATTAGTATTATCAAGCACTTGGGCTCTCTCTAGTGTTTTAGTTATCTCATATTTTGAATATggatatataaagtatttagcAGTTTTTTCTACTACGGCCGTTGCTACGGCATGCGTGAGTCTTTTTATGACAATTGGAATTTTTCGAATTCACATCTTCAATAAGAGttcaaaattagaattaaatctttttaaaaacaccaaAGCTAATAATTTGGAGAACTGCGGAAAAGAAAATCGTATTGATAACATTAGTAGTAAAGAAAACTCAAGCAACGATACACAAAGCAATTCAAGCAACTGTAAAGATAATATTCgaacagaaataaaaagaaagaaaaaattaaaaatcgaaCGTTCAGTAAACAAATCGTTTATTAATATGCTGGTTGTATTTCTTTTGTCTTATTTACCTGCCTGTGTCATGATTGCTTACATGAACACATGTGATGCCTGTAATTGTATCTTAATACATGTGGCAAGAGATTTGACATACCTAATCATTTTATCAAGTGCATTTTTCAGAccagtaaattttatttatcgcCTTAAAATGATCAAAGTGCGCATTAGGCTGTTAAGGTAA